The following coding sequences lie in one Mesorhizobium sp. NZP2298 genomic window:
- the uvrB gene encoding excinuclease ABC subunit UvrB, whose product MAKSPDKRTPPTADADRAAPKRRSPLTDFLDASEPLHRGGFAEMPQPELSGTPLTGSIADWAEQIEQEAEREGRQIGKGDGGKSPKPSKKIPERSAAPGRTARGTSMGGAATARERAAAGLNPVAGLDVSLEEAETMTSSGVTATVAALSALIESGNPLHKDGVLWTPHRPARPEKSEGGIAIKMVSDFEPAGDQPTAIKDLVEGVDNNDRTQVLLGVTGSGKTFTMAKVIEETQRPALILAPNKTLAAQLYSEFKKFFPDNAVEYFVSYYDYYQPEAYVPRTDTFIEKESSINEQIDRMRHSATRSLLERDDVIIVASVSCIYGIGSVETYTAMTFQMQIGDRLDQRALLADLVAQQYKRQDINFVRGSFRVRGDTIEIFPAHLEDRAWRISMFGDEIEQITEFDPLTGQKTGELKSVKIYANSHYVTPRPTLNQAIKSIKEELKHRLVELERAGRLLEAQRLEQRTRFDLEMLEATGSCAGIENYSRYLTGRQPGDPPPTLFEYIPDNALVFIDESHVTVPQIGGMYRGDFRRKATLAEYGFRLPSCMDNRPLRFEEWDAMRPLSVAVSATPGGWEMEQAGGVFAEQVIRPTGLIDPPVEVRPAKSQVDDVVGEIRETTKAGYRTLVTVLTKRMAEDLTEYLHEQGVRVRYMHSDIDTLERIEILRDLRLGAFDVLVGINLLREGLDIPECGFVAILDADKEGFLRSETSLIQTIGRAARNVDGKVILYADQVTGSMERAMAETNRRREKQMEWNAANGITPESVKSRISDILDSVYEKDHVRADISQFTDSAGAMMGNNLKAHLDAMEKQMRDAAANLDFEKAARIRDEIKRLREMELSISEDPLAKYADMESPVSGREKGKHNKGVAKHRTAEEQERFRKLDEARAAEEAAKAARPNLFRKPALDEMGADGAVPVKKPLFAKPSIDDMGPGTDMPTPAGAVSRSLFKKQSAQEAHGSDFGIPGEPVKPLFKKNSLDEMTVRRTEKPVEGKMPAKPQPISPLVGEMPGRAEGGAKERDGKPIVRQRAGIGSYEDPGDTRREKRRPGKTGRPGR is encoded by the coding sequence ATGGCCAAATCCCCCGATAAAAGAACGCCGCCGACGGCGGATGCCGACCGCGCCGCGCCGAAGCGGCGCAGCCCGCTGACCGATTTCCTCGACGCCTCGGAGCCGCTGCACAGAGGCGGCTTCGCCGAGATGCCGCAGCCCGAACTGTCGGGCACGCCGCTGACCGGTTCGATCGCCGACTGGGCCGAGCAGATCGAACAGGAGGCAGAACGCGAAGGCCGCCAGATCGGCAAGGGCGACGGCGGCAAATCGCCAAAGCCGTCGAAGAAGATCCCCGAACGCTCCGCCGCGCCCGGACGCACCGCGCGCGGCACCTCGATGGGCGGCGCGGCCACCGCCCGCGAACGCGCGGCGGCGGGCCTCAATCCGGTCGCCGGCCTCGATGTTTCGCTGGAAGAAGCCGAGACGATGACGTCGAGCGGCGTCACCGCGACGGTCGCCGCTCTGTCGGCACTGATCGAATCCGGCAATCCGCTGCACAAGGACGGCGTCCTCTGGACACCGCACCGTCCCGCCCGGCCGGAAAAGTCCGAGGGCGGCATCGCCATCAAGATGGTGTCGGATTTCGAACCGGCCGGCGACCAGCCGACCGCGATCAAGGATCTTGTCGAAGGCGTCGACAACAACGACCGCACCCAGGTACTGCTTGGCGTCACTGGCTCCGGCAAGACCTTCACCATGGCCAAGGTGATCGAGGAGACGCAGCGCCCCGCCTTGATCCTGGCACCCAACAAGACGCTGGCCGCGCAGCTCTATTCCGAGTTCAAGAAGTTCTTTCCCGACAACGCGGTGGAGTATTTCGTCTCCTACTACGACTACTACCAGCCGGAAGCCTACGTCCCGCGCACCGATACCTTCATCGAGAAGGAATCCTCGATCAACGAGCAGATCGACCGCATGCGCCATTCGGCGACGCGGTCTCTGCTCGAGCGCGATGACGTCATCATCGTCGCCTCGGTGTCCTGCATCTACGGTATCGGCTCGGTCGAGACCTATACGGCGATGACCTTCCAGATGCAGATCGGCGACCGGCTCGACCAGCGCGCGCTGCTCGCCGATCTCGTTGCCCAGCAATACAAGCGCCAGGACATCAATTTCGTGCGCGGCTCGTTCCGCGTGCGTGGCGACACGATCGAGATCTTTCCCGCCCACTTGGAAGATCGCGCCTGGCGCATCTCGATGTTCGGCGACGAGATCGAACAGATCACCGAGTTCGACCCGTTGACCGGCCAGAAGACCGGCGAGCTGAAAAGCGTCAAGATCTACGCCAACTCGCACTATGTGACGCCGCGCCCGACGCTGAACCAGGCGATCAAGTCGATCAAGGAAGAACTCAAGCACCGGCTGGTGGAGCTGGAGCGGGCCGGCCGCCTGCTCGAAGCACAGCGGCTGGAGCAGCGCACCCGTTTCGACCTCGAAATGCTGGAAGCCACCGGCTCCTGCGCCGGCATCGAGAACTATTCGCGCTACCTCACCGGCCGCCAGCCGGGCGATCCGCCGCCGACCCTGTTCGAGTACATTCCCGACAATGCGCTGGTCTTCATCGACGAAAGCCACGTCACCGTGCCGCAGATTGGCGGCATGTATCGCGGCGACTTCAGGCGCAAGGCGACGTTGGCCGAATATGGCTTCCGCTTGCCCTCCTGCATGGACAACCGCCCGCTGCGCTTCGAGGAATGGGACGCCATGCGCCCGCTCTCCGTCGCGGTTTCGGCAACTCCGGGCGGCTGGGAAATGGAGCAGGCCGGCGGCGTCTTCGCCGAGCAGGTCATCCGCCCGACCGGCCTGATCGACCCGCCGGTCGAGGTGCGCCCAGCGAAAAGCCAGGTCGACGATGTCGTCGGCGAGATCCGCGAGACCACAAAGGCCGGCTACCGCACGCTGGTCACGGTGCTGACCAAGCGCATGGCCGAGGACCTCACCGAATACCTGCACGAACAGGGCGTGCGCGTGCGCTACATGCACTCCGACATCGACACGCTCGAGCGCATCGAGATCCTGCGCGATTTGCGCCTCGGCGCCTTCGACGTGCTGGTCGGCATCAACCTTCTGCGCGAGGGCCTCGACATCCCCGAATGCGGCTTCGTCGCCATTCTCGACGCCGACAAGGAAGGATTCCTGCGTTCGGAGACCTCGCTGATCCAGACCATCGGCCGCGCCGCCCGCAACGTCGACGGCAAGGTCATCCTCTATGCGGACCAGGTCACCGGCTCGATGGAGCGGGCGATGGCCGAGACCAACCGCCGCCGCGAAAAGCAGATGGAATGGAATGCGGCCAACGGCATCACGCCGGAGTCGGTCAAGTCGCGCATCTCGGACATTCTCGACTCGGTCTACGAAAAGGACCACGTCCGCGCCGACATCTCGCAGTTCACCGACAGCGCCGGCGCCATGATGGGCAACAACCTCAAGGCCCATCTCGACGCCATGGAGAAGCAGATGCGCGACGCCGCCGCCAATCTCGACTTCGAGAAGGCCGCCCGCATCCGCGACGAGATCAAGCGTCTGCGCGAGATGGAACTCTCGATCTCAGAGGACCCGCTGGCCAAATACGCCGACATGGAGAGCCCGGTCTCGGGCCGCGAAAAGGGCAAGCACAACAAGGGCGTGGCCAAACACCGTACGGCGGAGGAGCAGGAGCGTTTCCGCAAGCTCGACGAAGCACGTGCCGCCGAAGAGGCGGCCAAGGCGGCCCGGCCCAACCTTTTCCGCAAGCCGGCCCTCGACGAGATGGGCGCCGATGGCGCCGTGCCGGTGAAGAAGCCGCTATTCGCCAAACCATCGATTGACGACATGGGCCCAGGCACCGACATGCCGACGCCGGCGGGTGCCGTGTCGCGCTCGCTGTTCAAGAAACAGTCCGCCCAGGAAGCACACGGCTCCGATTTCGGCATTCCCGGAGAGCCGGTCAAACCGCTGTTCAAGAAAAACTCGCTCGACGAGATGACGGTGCGGCGCACCGAAAAGCCGGTCGAGGGAAAGATGCCGGCAAAGCCCCAGCCGATCTCCCCCCTCGTGGGGGAGATGCCCGGCAGGGCAGAGGGGGGCGCGAAGGAACGCGACGGCAAACCAATCGTCCGTCAGCGCGCCGGCATCGGCTCTTACGAGGATCCAGGCGATACGCGCCGCGAAAAGCGCCGGCCGGGCAAGACGGGTCGGCCGGGGCGGTAG
- a CDS encoding DUF2778 domain-containing protein produces MALSSKRKIIWDQREGGEFVDAPRTPSFNPQRIVRWVAVPGVSAAVGLWLIGTMAGLSSVGASLSATSGGLPQTLSMPGSLALADPLKQYFLRSSAPFVLANAHGGAQALHDHAVQCGASCFKLASVSPLAEKSARLVAQAKPEPIVKSKAQERFERVEASLSPTRLAAAFAGAGKAVATPDARPVISKAAPQITEASLVPSVQVMASLSDDMPAPAAERFAPADAGSVVVQTAPAPMGFAQSETPDNTQLALALVESMPVEDEAFASPLPMTESSADVAVAPVETQQEQPGDAASLPDALTDDVPLPTRRPQYDAPQPKAVEQDEPAPQPKIAQPKLAQQKPAPQAKPVQQAQPARPARAGRSGEGGDVLAYAKPDTPSGGLGQAFRNLFNGPSAGSGAGHGVAVYDISAKTVYMPDGQRLEAHSGLGAMVDQPRYVHVKDRGPTPPNTYNLSLRESRFHGVEALRLTPVGGGNKYNRDGLLAHTYMLRGGRAESNGCVVFRDYARFLAAFKKGKVTRLVVVPRLNGSPTRVAADNARGA; encoded by the coding sequence ATGGCGTTGTCGAGTAAACGAAAAATAATCTGGGACCAGCGCGAGGGCGGCGAGTTCGTCGATGCGCCGCGCACCCCTTCCTTCAACCCGCAACGGATCGTCCGCTGGGTCGCGGTGCCCGGTGTCAGCGCTGCCGTCGGCCTCTGGCTGATCGGCACCATGGCCGGCCTCAGTTCCGTCGGCGCCTCGCTGTCGGCGACATCGGGCGGCCTGCCGCAGACGCTGTCCATGCCTGGCTCGCTGGCGCTGGCCGATCCGCTGAAGCAGTATTTCCTCAGATCCTCGGCGCCCTTCGTGCTCGCCAATGCCCATGGCGGCGCGCAGGCGCTGCACGACCACGCCGTGCAATGCGGCGCCAGTTGCTTCAAGCTGGCCAGCGTGAGCCCGCTGGCGGAGAAATCCGCACGCCTCGTGGCGCAGGCAAAGCCGGAACCAATTGTGAAGTCGAAGGCGCAGGAGCGTTTCGAACGCGTGGAAGCATCGCTGTCGCCAACCAGGCTTGCCGCCGCCTTTGCCGGTGCCGGCAAGGCTGTTGCCACGCCCGACGCCCGCCCGGTGATTTCCAAGGCCGCGCCGCAGATTACCGAGGCATCGCTGGTGCCCTCCGTTCAGGTCATGGCCAGCCTGTCTGATGACATGCCGGCTCCGGCGGCGGAACGCTTCGCTCCTGCCGATGCCGGTTCGGTTGTCGTGCAGACCGCGCCCGCGCCAATGGGCTTTGCGCAGTCGGAGACGCCTGACAACACGCAACTGGCGCTGGCCCTCGTGGAGTCGATGCCCGTCGAGGACGAAGCATTTGCCTCGCCGCTGCCGATGACTGAATCCTCCGCCGATGTCGCGGTTGCGCCTGTCGAGACCCAGCAGGAACAGCCCGGCGACGCCGCCTCCTTGCCGGATGCGCTGACCGACGACGTGCCGCTGCCGACCCGTCGCCCGCAATATGACGCGCCGCAACCCAAGGCCGTGGAACAGGATGAGCCAGCTCCGCAGCCCAAGATTGCTCAGCCCAAGCTCGCCCAGCAGAAGCCAGCGCCGCAGGCAAAGCCGGTCCAGCAAGCCCAGCCGGCAAGGCCAGCCCGGGCCGGCCGGTCTGGCGAAGGCGGCGACGTGCTGGCCTACGCCAAGCCGGACACGCCCTCTGGCGGCCTTGGCCAGGCGTTCAGGAACCTGTTCAACGGGCCGAGCGCCGGAAGCGGAGCCGGCCACGGCGTCGCCGTCTATGACATCAGCGCCAAGACCGTTTACATGCCCGACGGCCAGCGGCTCGAGGCACATTCGGGCCTCGGCGCCATGGTCGACCAGCCGCGTTATGTCCACGTCAAGGATCGTGGTCCGACGCCGCCCAACACCTACAATCTGTCGCTGCGTGAATCGCGCTTCCATGGCGTCGAGGCCCTGCGCCTGACCCCGGTCGGTGGCGGCAACAAATACAACCGCGACGGCCTGCTTGCCCACACCTACATGCTGCGCGGCGGCCGCGCCGAGTCCAATGGCTGCGTCGTCTTCCGCGACTACGCCCGCTTCCTCGCCGCCTTCAAGAAGGGCAAGGTCACGCGCCTCGTCGTGGTGCCGCGCCTGAACGGATCGCCGACCCGCGTGGCGGCGGACAACGCACGCGGCGCCTGA
- a CDS encoding protein-L-isoaspartate O-methyltransferase family protein — MKRRDFLALSAGAAAFSILPTSVRANVPVPYDRNAELPFNDKKSFIDWMVANRGEDPKFLAERFDRFQIMVYNKDVLDDRNKRAFLATPREEFVLPQNLARAYDHAFLDIGYGVTISGPHLVGRMTTAIDVQFGEAVLEVGTGSGYQSAYLANLTDKVHTIEIINPLAQRTRRTYDALIDRGYSVFGSVTSRSADGYYGWESVGPFDKIIVTCGIDHIPPSLLQQLKPNGVMVIPVGPPGAQHVLKVIKQQLADGTFNIVRSDIYNGKVVPFVPFTKLEGDQIVGTHNG, encoded by the coding sequence ATGAAGCGTCGGGACTTCTTGGCGCTGTCGGCGGGTGCTGCGGCGTTTTCCATTCTTCCGACCTCGGTCAGGGCCAATGTGCCGGTTCCCTACGACCGCAACGCCGAACTCCCATTCAACGACAAAAAATCGTTCATCGACTGGATGGTGGCCAATCGGGGGGAGGATCCGAAGTTCCTGGCCGAGCGATTCGATCGCTTCCAGATCATGGTCTACAACAAGGACGTGCTGGACGACCGCAACAAGCGCGCTTTCCTCGCCACTCCGCGCGAGGAATTCGTGCTGCCGCAGAATCTGGCGCGCGCCTATGATCATGCCTTCCTCGACATCGGCTACGGCGTGACCATTTCCGGCCCGCACCTCGTCGGGCGCATGACGACGGCTATCGACGTGCAGTTTGGCGAAGCCGTGCTCGAGGTCGGCACCGGCTCCGGCTACCAGTCAGCCTATCTGGCCAATCTCACCGACAAGGTACACACGATCGAGATCATCAATCCGCTGGCACAGCGCACCCGCCGCACCTATGACGCGCTGATCGATCGCGGCTACAGCGTGTTCGGCTCCGTCACCAGCCGCAGCGCCGACGGCTATTATGGCTGGGAGAGCGTCGGCCCGTTCGACAAGATCATCGTCACCTGCGGCATCGACCACATCCCGCCGTCGCTGCTGCAGCAGCTCAAGCCCAATGGCGTCATGGTCATTCCGGTCGGTCCGCCGGGCGCCCAGCACGTGCTCAAGGTGATCAAGCAGCAGCTCGCCGACGGCACGTTCAACATCGTCCGCTCGGACATCTACAATGGCAAGGTGGTGCCGTTCGTGCCGTTCACCAAGCTGGAAGGCGACCAGATCGTCGGCACGCACAACGGATGA
- a CDS encoding LysR family transcriptional regulator — protein MTTLRDLPLSGLRALVAAARAGSLTRAAEELGVTPGAVGHQIRQLEERLGVKLVRREGNGIVLTRAAEAALPDIDRAFDALASGMRRLRFERQAETFTISADPSFASLWLAPRLAMVRPALRRLEIRIVASVGLDAMAEEGIDLAISYRKGSASDIAALDLFTERVIPACAPALVQDRAGTDRAEVLDRMPLLHIDPMMGDDVYPTWRDWFVVAARQRKDIDQGPRFGLTIVAAQAAIAGMGALLASELVLRRHLDAGHLVEIAREVPALTIGRRIVWPEHGPKARHAATVAAALLAAAGAGIDGALPR, from the coding sequence ATGACGACGCTTAGGGATTTACCGCTGTCGGGGTTGCGAGCGCTGGTGGCCGCCGCCAGGGCCGGCAGTCTGACGCGCGCGGCCGAAGAGTTGGGCGTCACGCCCGGCGCTGTCGGCCACCAGATCCGGCAGCTGGAAGAGCGACTCGGCGTCAAGCTGGTCCGGCGCGAGGGCAACGGCATCGTGCTCACCCGTGCCGCCGAGGCCGCCTTGCCCGATATCGATCGCGCCTTCGATGCGCTGGCCTCCGGCATGCGCCGGCTGCGCTTCGAACGCCAGGCCGAAACCTTCACCATCTCGGCCGATCCATCTTTCGCTTCGCTCTGGCTGGCGCCGCGCCTGGCCATGGTGCGGCCGGCCTTGCGGCGGCTCGAGATTCGCATCGTCGCTTCCGTTGGACTCGATGCCATGGCGGAGGAAGGTATCGACCTCGCCATCAGCTACCGCAAGGGATCGGCATCTGACATCGCCGCACTCGACCTCTTCACCGAACGGGTCATCCCCGCCTGCGCACCGGCGCTGGTCCAGGATCGTGCCGGGACGGACAGGGCCGAAGTGCTGGACAGGATGCCGCTGCTGCACATCGACCCGATGATGGGCGACGATGTCTATCCCACCTGGCGGGACTGGTTCGTCGTGGCGGCGCGACAAAGGAAGGACATCGACCAGGGTCCGCGCTTCGGTTTGACGATCGTCGCCGCGCAAGCGGCGATCGCCGGCATGGGTGCGTTGCTGGCCAGCGAACTGGTGCTGCGCCGCCATCTCGACGCGGGCCACCTCGTCGAGATCGCGCGCGAAGTACCGGCACTGACCATAGGGCGTCGCATCGTGTGGCCCGAGCACGGCCCGAAGGCGCGCCACGCCGCGACGGTGGCGGCGGCGCTTCTGGCGGCGGCCGGCGCCGGCATCGATGGCGCCCTGCCGCGATGA
- a CDS encoding clavaminate synthase family protein codes for MLDTPKQQQRHAVAPVRAMRVEGARIAVELADGRSAKLSTRWLRLACECGQCGDTASGKRWLTPADVDKAIHAESFDVSVPGQVTAIWQDGHVSHYDPTFLAGHAGGSGPGRFTPQMWNNDLTARLGRFAFDAVVAEDEALFQSLRALRDHGIAMLTGVPAETEATARVAGRYGPIRETSYGKVFDLISRPDARVAGETARAQIPHTDEPFRYAPPGFIFFHAIRTGAGAGGTSLMVDGFHVAERMRTRTPDLFDLLTRHGVTFHREHEGEVFFSAEAHVISLDAAGAVTGIRYNDRCLAPQWAPEDQIDGLIEALAELTRLICDPQNQFQHQLQPGEVLVFDNQRVLHGRSAFDPTLAVRHLRSCNIDRDGVHSAFRSLARRFAPEEAEAVLYQGAIF; via the coding sequence ATGCTCGACACGCCAAAGCAACAGCAAAGACATGCCGTCGCGCCAGTCCGCGCCATGCGCGTGGAAGGCGCACGCATTGCCGTCGAATTGGCGGACGGCCGATCGGCAAAACTCTCGACGCGCTGGCTGCGGCTGGCCTGCGAATGCGGGCAATGTGGCGACACCGCCTCGGGCAAGAGGTGGCTGACGCCGGCTGATGTCGACAAGGCAATCCATGCAGAAAGTTTCGATGTCTCCGTGCCGGGGCAGGTCACGGCCATCTGGCAGGACGGGCATGTGTCGCATTACGATCCGACCTTCCTGGCGGGTCATGCCGGCGGCTCGGGTCCGGGCCGTTTCACGCCGCAAATGTGGAATAACGATCTCACCGCACGGCTCGGCCGCTTCGCCTTCGACGCGGTGGTCGCGGAGGACGAAGCGCTATTCCAGTCGCTCCGGGCGCTAAGGGATCACGGCATAGCGATGCTGACCGGCGTGCCGGCCGAGACGGAAGCAACCGCGCGGGTCGCCGGCCGCTACGGGCCGATCCGCGAGACGAGTTACGGCAAGGTGTTCGACCTCATCTCGCGGCCGGATGCGCGGGTGGCGGGCGAGACGGCGCGGGCGCAGATCCCGCACACGGACGAGCCGTTCCGCTACGCGCCGCCGGGCTTCATCTTCTTCCACGCCATCCGTACGGGCGCCGGCGCCGGCGGCACGTCGCTGATGGTCGACGGCTTTCATGTCGCCGAACGGATGCGGACGCGCACGCCCGACCTGTTCGATCTCTTGACGCGGCACGGTGTTACCTTTCACCGCGAACATGAAGGCGAGGTTTTCTTCAGCGCCGAGGCGCATGTCATCAGCCTCGATGCGGCAGGCGCGGTCACCGGCATCCGCTACAATGACCGCTGCCTGGCGCCGCAATGGGCGCCTGAAGACCAGATCGACGGCCTGATCGAGGCGCTGGCGGAGCTGACGCGGCTGATCTGCGATCCGCAGAACCAGTTCCAGCACCAGTTGCAGCCCGGCGAAGTGTTGGTCTTCGACAACCAGCGCGTCCTGCATGGCCGAAGCGCCTTTGATCCAACGCTTGCGGTGCGGCATCTCAGAAGCTGCAACATCGACCGCGACGGCGTGCACAGCGCGTTTCGCTCGCTGGCCAGACGGTTCGCGCCCGAGGAGGCCGAGGCGGTGCTGTATCAGGGGGCGATTTTTTGA
- a CDS encoding CapA family protein, with amino-acid sequence MSNYPLSYKLSWLPRFLKPSLGGDGNGFAPMAGTLMEPPPGETVRLAFIGDISAVANSRAPDCDPAIKALLGGADLVIGNCESPVVDRPSAVLGTRLGTHHAMNERFLAEALAATGLAREKLVLSLANNHVLDQGVAGFDETVAALKRLGIRTIGLAANGPAQTVKVGPLDVGLAAFTLWRNADESLFAGRVSMGSDLAGWPRVDLLCAVPHWDWEFRHFPRAGTRALARRLAEQGVGLIAGHHSHVVQPVERIGDAIVAYGLGDFLGTALARQPWPGRIGGIFVVDVSADAETRGAIASYRLHPFVRLRGGDHERLVPVEGLEGAMRGKVERRLRAIFP; translated from the coding sequence GTGTCGAACTATCCGCTTTCCTACAAACTGTCATGGCTGCCGCGTTTCCTGAAACCGTCGCTTGGCGGCGACGGCAACGGGTTTGCGCCGATGGCGGGGACGTTGATGGAGCCGCCGCCGGGAGAGACGGTGCGGCTTGCCTTCATAGGCGACATCTCGGCGGTGGCCAACAGCCGTGCGCCGGACTGCGACCCGGCGATCAAGGCGCTGCTCGGCGGCGCCGACCTTGTGATCGGCAATTGCGAAAGCCCTGTCGTGGACAGGCCAAGCGCGGTGCTGGGCACGAGGCTCGGCACGCACCATGCGATGAACGAGCGGTTTCTGGCCGAGGCGCTCGCCGCGACCGGTCTTGCGCGCGAAAAGCTCGTGCTTTCGCTGGCCAACAATCATGTGCTCGACCAAGGCGTCGCGGGTTTCGACGAGACTGTGGCGGCGCTGAAGCGGCTCGGCATCCGCACCATCGGCCTGGCCGCCAATGGCCCGGCACAGACAGTCAAGGTGGGCCCGCTGGATGTCGGCCTGGCGGCCTTCACGCTGTGGCGCAATGCAGATGAGAGCCTGTTTGCCGGGCGTGTGTCGATGGGCAGCGATCTGGCCGGCTGGCCGCGCGTCGATCTTCTCTGCGCGGTGCCGCATTGGGACTGGGAGTTCCGGCATTTTCCGCGCGCCGGGACGCGGGCTTTGGCCAGGCGCCTGGCCGAGCAGGGTGTCGGGCTGATCGCCGGCCACCATTCGCATGTGGTGCAGCCGGTGGAGCGGATCGGCGACGCGATCGTCGCTTACGGGCTCGGCGATTTCCTTGGCACCGCCTTGGCGCGACAGCCATGGCCGGGGCGCATTGGCGGGATCTTCGTCGTCGATGTCAGTGCCGATGCCGAGACGCGTGGTGCGATTGCCTCTTACCGGCTGCATCCGTTCGTGCGGCTGCGGGGCGGTGATCATGAGCGGCTGGTGCCGGTGGAGGGGCTTGAGGGTGCGATGAGGGGAAAGGTTGAAAGACGGCTGAGAGCAATCTTTCCTTAG
- a CDS encoding DUF3137 domain-containing protein, translating into MPDETVIAGIRKNIEAYEAARASAVRQVRWRVPLFVGLTLVAVVVIAWLFNKVADPNEQWFSTPHVFLYVIGFAASILLYFQAIKPATRLQQSFRDTLLPIIFGFIREVRYQRGGRPNSFDRLPREAVGAFNRQSFDDVVSGRYEEFPFELYEAELREGTGKGSSTAFKGVIVAFEAVEPFPGILVATRRTNAVVGFFRGLFGSKLQELSSGEPLLDAAYEFRTDNLEAARPLVTGRLAQALKWLGETWPDDPARVGLNGGDGFLLLPQAKNFFELPEISVPLDYTRHVAPMISDMGAMLATAALVRKIGVKDEAS; encoded by the coding sequence ATGCCTGATGAAACTGTCATCGCCGGCATCCGGAAGAATATCGAGGCCTATGAGGCGGCGCGGGCCTCGGCGGTGCGGCAGGTGCGCTGGCGGGTGCCGCTGTTCGTCGGCCTGACATTGGTGGCCGTGGTGGTGATCGCCTGGCTGTTCAACAAGGTCGCCGATCCCAACGAGCAATGGTTCTCGACGCCGCATGTGTTCCTCTATGTCATCGGATTCGCCGCTTCGATCCTGCTCTACTTCCAGGCCATCAAGCCGGCGACGCGGCTGCAGCAATCGTTCCGCGACACGTTGCTGCCGATCATCTTTGGCTTCATCCGCGAGGTGCGTTACCAGCGTGGCGGCAGGCCGAACTCGTTCGACCGGCTGCCGCGCGAGGCGGTCGGGGCTTTCAACCGGCAATCGTTCGACGATGTCGTTTCCGGCCGCTACGAAGAGTTTCCATTCGAGCTTTACGAGGCGGAACTGCGGGAAGGGACCGGCAAGGGCTCATCGACGGCCTTCAAGGGCGTCATCGTCGCCTTCGAGGCTGTCGAGCCGTTCCCGGGAATCCTGGTGGCGACGCGGCGCACCAACGCTGTCGTCGGCTTCTTCCGCGGCCTGTTCGGGTCCAAGCTGCAGGAGCTGTCATCGGGCGAGCCCTTGCTTGATGCCGCCTATGAATTCCGCACCGACAATCTCGAGGCGGCGCGGCCGCTGGTGACCGGTCGGCTGGCGCAGGCGTTGAAATGGCTCGGTGAAACCTGGCCGGACGACCCGGCTCGCGTCGGGCTCAATGGCGGCGACGGTTTCCTGCTGTTGCCGCAAGCGAAGAACTTCTTCGAACTGCCAGAGATTTCGGTGCCGCTCGACTACACCAGGCATGTGGCGCCGATGATCTCCGACATGGGCGCCATGCTGGCGACGGCCGCACTGGTGCGCAAGATCGGGGTGAAGGACGAAGCCAGTTAG
- a CDS encoding YegJ family protein, producing the protein MRLAVRTIISLMLALAPGLASAQGADPGDDKTITFAPGDPEMTAATAQALASLDEFLALAEAPPSGTERFKLKVKVRDGNVTEHFWVIPFRHTETGFAGILANQPEEVRNVVLGQNIEFTRDDVSDWGYTRDGRQVGSFTVCVMFKRMPKEEADYMRGKYGFDC; encoded by the coding sequence ATGAGACTGGCAGTCCGAACCATCATATCTCTGATGCTGGCGCTTGCGCCGGGATTGGCCAGCGCACAAGGCGCTGATCCAGGCGATGACAAGACGATTACCTTTGCCCCGGGCGATCCTGAAATGACGGCGGCGACCGCCCAGGCGCTCGCCAGCCTGGATGAATTCCTGGCCCTTGCCGAAGCGCCTCCCTCCGGCACCGAGCGGTTCAAATTGAAGGTCAAGGTGCGTGACGGCAACGTTACCGAGCACTTCTGGGTCATCCCGTTCCGGCACACCGAAACCGGCTTTGCCGGCATATTGGCGAACCAGCCGGAAGAAGTTCGCAATGTCGTCCTCGGCCAGAATATCGAATTCACCAGGGACGATGTTTCCGATTGGGGCTACACCCGCGACGGACGGCAGGTCGGTAGCTTCACCGTCTGTGTCATGTTCAAGAGAATGCCGAAGGAAGAAGCAGACTACATGCGCGGCAAATACGGATTTGACTGCTGA
- a CDS encoding DUF1344 domain-containing protein, whose protein sequence is MKRTLVTTAALLAFLGTAYAASVQGTIQAVDPTTKSITLDDGKIYQLSPEAKIGKLKVGAKVAVTVDDKTGMVTSIKKAS, encoded by the coding sequence ATGAAAAGAACCCTCGTAACCACCGCCGCTCTGCTCGCGTTCCTCGGCACGGCCTATGCCGCGTCCGTTCAGGGCACCATCCAGGCGGTCGATCCGACGACCAAGTCGATCACGCTCGACGACGGCAAGATCTACCAGCTGTCGCCGGAGGCGAAGATCGGCAAATTGAAGGTCGGCGCCAAGGTGGCGGTAACCGTCGATGACAAGACCGGCATGGTGACGTCGATCAAGAAGGCTTCGTAG